A genomic stretch from Marinimicrobium sp. C6131 includes:
- a CDS encoding glycoside hydrolase family 88/105 protein codes for MPTVAHNIEYAQVRNTIDKLIDNLVNIKDETGEFLLKLDDGRVIDTKGWAGWEWTHGIGLYGLMKYWDITGDEKPRKIIEDWFSDRLKEGTPTKNVNTMSPFLTLAYMHERTGERSHLPYLDVWAEWVMRDMPRTRENGLQHIVYNSVNDQQLWDDTLMMSVMPLAKIGLLLDRPHYVEEAKRQFMLHVKYLADRKTGLWFHGWTFDGNHNFANALWARGNSWVTISIPEFIELLDLPKTDGLRLFLEETLEAQVKALEETQHKDGLWHTLLDDPDSYLEASAAAGFAYGILKGIRKGYLDKKYEAVGLKAVKAVLDNISADGELQQVSFGTPVFDDLQGYRDIPLTSMPYGQSMAILLLVEYMNYYI; via the coding sequence ATGCCAACTGTTGCACATAACATCGAATACGCCCAGGTCCGGAACACCATCGATAAGCTGATCGATAATCTGGTCAACATCAAAGATGAAACCGGTGAGTTCCTGCTCAAGCTCGACGATGGCCGGGTGATTGATACCAAGGGCTGGGCCGGCTGGGAGTGGACCCACGGCATTGGCCTCTACGGCTTGATGAAGTACTGGGACATTACCGGCGACGAAAAGCCCAGAAAGATCATTGAAGACTGGTTTAGCGACCGGCTCAAGGAAGGTACGCCCACCAAGAACGTGAACACCATGTCCCCGTTCCTGACCCTCGCCTATATGCATGAACGCACCGGAGAGCGCAGCCATCTTCCGTACCTGGATGTCTGGGCGGAGTGGGTCATGCGGGATATGCCCCGGACCCGGGAAAATGGTCTTCAGCATATTGTCTACAACTCGGTGAACGATCAGCAGTTGTGGGACGATACGTTGATGATGAGTGTCATGCCGCTGGCCAAAATCGGATTGTTGCTGGATCGTCCCCACTATGTGGAAGAAGCCAAGCGGCAATTCATGTTGCACGTTAAATACCTGGCGGATCGCAAGACCGGCCTCTGGTTCCACGGCTGGACCTTTGACGGCAACCACAACTTTGCCAATGCCCTGTGGGCACGTGGCAACAGTTGGGTCACCATTTCCATTCCCGAGTTTATTGAACTACTCGACCTGCCGAAGACCGACGGTCTGCGCCTATTCCTGGAGGAAACCCTGGAAGCCCAGGTCAAAGCGCTGGAGGAAACCCAGCACAAAGACGGCCTGTGGCACACCCTGTTGGATGATCCCGACTCCTACCTCGAAGCCTCGGCCGCCGCCGGGTTTGCCTACGGCATTCTGAAAGGCATTCGCAAAGGCTATCTCGACAAAAAATACGAAGCGGTTGGCCTCAAAGCGGTCAAAGCCGTGCTGGATAATATCAGTGCGGACGGCGAGCTCCAGCAGGTGTCGTTCGGCACGCCGGTTTTTGATGACCTGCAGGGTTACCGGGATATCCCGCTTACCTCCATGCCCTATGGTCAGTCCATGGCCATCCTGCTGTTGGTCGAATACATGAACTATTACATCTGA
- a CDS encoding DUF1961 family protein: MSNRPRSLWVTLLLACVVAGCSMVSSERKANPTADSLTEPGPLLYEVSFGDSESVADWVMEGPGEIAFVDGWMEMHSPGEQGHHVFWCPEDFPESFIARWDAQNLDDEAGLVIVFFAARGVDGQDIFSPELPERDGTFTQYTEGEIKSYHISYYANAAHNPGRGHANLRKNNTFSLLQKGEVGIPTESMQEHEITLVKEGERIRLYIDDRKVIDYTDNAPVVDGVDTGGALGGGKIGFRQMKWTQFRYKNFRVYELPQQ; this comes from the coding sequence ATGAGCAACAGACCACGGTCTTTATGGGTGACACTGCTACTGGCGTGCGTGGTGGCAGGCTGTTCCATGGTGTCGTCCGAGCGCAAGGCCAATCCCACGGCGGATTCTCTGACCGAGCCGGGTCCATTGCTTTACGAGGTCAGCTTCGGCGATTCCGAGTCGGTGGCCGACTGGGTAATGGAAGGCCCGGGTGAAATCGCCTTCGTGGACGGATGGATGGAAATGCACAGCCCGGGCGAGCAGGGCCATCACGTATTCTGGTGTCCCGAGGATTTCCCGGAAAGCTTTATCGCCCGCTGGGATGCACAGAACCTGGATGACGAAGCGGGACTGGTGATCGTCTTTTTTGCCGCACGCGGTGTCGATGGCCAGGACATCTTTTCACCCGAGTTACCGGAAAGGGATGGCACCTTTACCCAGTACACCGAAGGCGAGATCAAAAGCTACCACATCTCCTACTATGCCAACGCCGCCCATAACCCGGGCCGGGGCCATGCCAACTTGCGCAAGAACAATACCTTCAGCCTGTTGCAGAAAGGGGAGGTCGGCATTCCGACCGAATCCATGCAAGAGCATGAAATCACCCTGGTGAAAGAGGGCGAGCGAATTCGACTGTACATCGACGATCGAAAGGTGATCGACTATACGGATAATGCCCCGGTGGTCGACGGTGTCGATACGGGCGGCGCCCTGGGAGGTGGGAAAATCGGCTTCCGACAGATGAAATGGACTCAGTTCCGCTATAAAAACTTCCGCGTTTACGAATTGCCCCAGCAATAA
- the rhaM gene encoding L-rhamnose mutarotase — MEKIAFVMQLKPGCEQEYEKRHDEIWPKLVAQLKAAGVSDYSIFLHPETLQLFGVLKRTDDHGMNELPHTDIMKQWWAYMADIMDTEADNSPVSTPLKNVFHLE; from the coding sequence ATGGAAAAAATAGCCTTCGTCATGCAGCTGAAGCCGGGCTGCGAGCAGGAGTATGAGAAGCGTCACGACGAAATCTGGCCCAAGCTGGTGGCTCAGCTCAAGGCCGCCGGTGTTTCGGATTACTCCATCTTTCTGCACCCGGAGACGCTGCAGTTGTTTGGAGTACTCAAGCGCACGGATGATCATGGTATGAACGAGTTGCCCCACACCGACATCATGAAGCAGTGGTGGGCTTACATGGCAGATATCATGGATACCGAAGCCGACAACAGCCCGGTATCTACGCCACTCAAGAACGTCTTCCACCTGGAATAG